In Sandaracinaceae bacterium, the genomic window CCAGCGCGATGGGCTTGCCGATCTGCTTCGCCAGGTCTCCCGCGCGCGCGGAGGCTGCCTGGAGGTCGATGCCCACGGCGCCGGTCACCCCGGTCATGGACACGTAGTAGATGAAGCTCGTGGCCGTGTCGGCGGCCAAGCGCACGCGCTCTTCGTGGCTGGTGGGCGCGATGAGCGGCACCAGGTCCATGCCGCGCGCGACGGCGGCGTCTCGCAGCGGGCCGGCTTCCTCGGGCGGCAGGTCCACCACCAGGAAGCCGTCGGCGCCCGCGTCGGCCGCGTCGTTGGCGAGCTTCACCTCGCCGTACGACAGCACCGGGTTGTAGTAGCCGAACAGCAGCACGGGCACCTGGTGCGTCTTGCGCACCTCGCGCACCACGTCGATGGCGCCGCGCATGGTGGTGCCCTTCGCGAGCGCGCGCTCGCTGGCCTTCTGGATGGTGGGGCCGTCGGCGGTGGGGTC contains:
- a CDS encoding tryptophan synthase subunit alpha, with amino-acid sequence MGRIQQAFERAQQEQRAALVIYLCAGDPDLATTVRLVCAAADAGADVIELGMPFSDPTADGPTIQKASERALAKGTTMRGAIDVVREVRKTHQVPVLLFGYYNPVLSYGEVKLANDAADAGADGFLVVDLPPEEAGPLRDAAVARGMDLVPLIAPTSHEERVRLAADTATSFIYYVSMTGVTGAVGIDLQAASARAGDLAKQIGKPIALGFGVSTPDDVRVVAAHVGGVVVGSAVVRAIESAASPDAAVAAVTELVSALAATTSRR